In Fibrobacter sp. UBA4297, a genomic segment contains:
- a CDS encoding TIGR02147 family protein — protein MDKFIDIFQFTHFRKYLDEYQAARVQTDPEFTRAGACALLGLPKTRSYYNDIVKGKKLTGRMIPKFVEVLGLNKKEAKYFETMVYFDQAKTTTERNAFFDELIKQHPDPHHILNEDAYEYYNHWYNSVLFTALDVMDVSDDLEPIQKRIFPKVSVGTLKRSLELLERIGFVRKNEDGFWKSSRDSVSSGAYNNNDLVRQYQLQCFELSKQALLADDDNPSDMGTFTFSVSDDAYQEIALEIQNLKAKVRKIITQDKKEATGVHQLNIHLFTNLKK, from the coding sequence ATGGACAAGTTTATTGACATATTCCAGTTTACTCATTTCCGCAAGTACTTGGATGAATACCAGGCCGCTCGCGTGCAGACCGACCCTGAATTTACCAGGGCTGGGGCCTGCGCCTTGCTTGGTCTCCCCAAAACTCGCAGTTACTACAACGATATCGTCAAAGGAAAAAAGCTTACTGGGCGCATGATTCCCAAGTTTGTGGAAGTTCTTGGACTTAACAAGAAAGAAGCCAAATACTTTGAAACGATGGTGTATTTTGACCAGGCGAAAACGACGACGGAACGCAATGCGTTTTTTGATGAACTCATCAAGCAGCATCCGGATCCACACCACATCTTGAACGAAGATGCCTACGAGTATTACAACCACTGGTATAATAGCGTGTTGTTTACAGCGTTAGATGTGATGGATGTTTCGGATGATCTTGAGCCGATTCAAAAGCGCATTTTCCCGAAGGTCTCCGTGGGGACTTTGAAGCGTTCGCTCGAATTGCTGGAACGCATTGGCTTTGTGCGCAAGAACGAAGACGGTTTCTGGAAAAGCTCGCGCGATTCGGTGAGCAGTGGGGCTTACAACAATAACGACTTGGTTCGTCAATACCAGTTGCAGTGCTTTGAACTTTCGAAGCAGGCGTTGCTTGCCGATGACGATAATCCGTCAGACATGGGAACGTTTACGTTCAGCGTTTCTGATGACGCCTATCAAGAAATTGCTTTGGAAATACAGAACTTGAAAGCCAAGGTGCGTAAAATCATTACGCAAGACAAGAAAGAGGCGACTGGAGTGCACCAGTTGAATATTCACTTATTCACAAATTTAAAAAAATAA
- a CDS encoding MlaC/ttg2D family ABC transporter substrate-binding protein, whose amino-acid sequence MFKKILIAIACASLLSFAAEDPVSVVKSKDIELQNIIKKSKRTAKETERVKNLLNDSFDFALLAKKSLAASDWKAQDEASQQKFVTEFQRMVRNSSANRLELYRADSTIYEPAKMKGSDDARVIAHLWNKGKESVLEYKMTLVNGKWKAWDLVIDDLSTARNYKEQFSKILKEKSFAELIDIISKKADEAEK is encoded by the coding sequence ATGTTTAAGAAAATTTTGATTGCTATTGCTTGTGCTTCGCTCTTGTCTTTTGCTGCCGAAGATCCTGTGTCTGTCGTGAAGAGCAAGGACATTGAACTGCAGAACATTATCAAGAAGTCCAAGCGTACCGCGAAGGAAACGGAACGCGTCAAGAACCTTTTGAATGATTCCTTTGACTTTGCTCTCTTGGCCAAGAAGTCCTTGGCCGCTAGCGATTGGAAGGCTCAGGACGAAGCTTCTCAGCAGAAGTTTGTGACGGAATTCCAGCGCATGGTCCGCAACTCGAGTGCAAACCGTTTGGAACTTTATCGCGCCGATTCTACGATTTACGAACCGGCCAAGATGAAGGGCTCGGACGACGCTCGCGTGATTGCTCACTTGTGGAACAAGGGCAAGGAATCGGTGCTCGAATACAAGATGACGCTTGTGAATGGCAAGTGGAAGGCTTGGGACTTGGTCATCGATGACCTTTCTACGGCTCGCAACTATAAGGAACAGTTCAGCAAAATCTTGAAAGAGAAGAGCTTTGCCGAATTGATCGATATTATCAGCAAGAAGGCTGACGAAGCCGAAAAGTAA
- a CDS encoding lytic transglycosylase domain-containing protein — protein sequence MKNRVRLSAMNVSVLFIIGFAVLFFFASEWYSNSRKLEKLAYQERILHNDMEHLEVVGKWTLDYLKIEKALTYMIGDKISEVSFRMLAENLWQISQSYSLDPLIVLAVVAQESRGNPLARGRFQTGKFSGALGLMQIKLETAKKIGRRFGLVIESEDDLMRPEVNVVVGSAYLIRLIGKYGNLREALVAYNLGHTAVDKLLEKNAPLPTSYYEGVIAKYKDLVAHCSF from the coding sequence GTGAAAAATAGAGTTCGTCTCTCCGCGATGAACGTAAGTGTCCTGTTTATCATTGGCTTTGCGGTTTTATTTTTCTTTGCGAGCGAATGGTATTCCAATAGTCGTAAACTTGAAAAGCTTGCCTATCAGGAACGCATTCTCCATAATGATATGGAACATTTAGAGGTGGTGGGGAAGTGGACGCTCGATTACTTGAAGATTGAAAAAGCGCTCACGTACATGATTGGCGATAAAATCTCCGAGGTGAGTTTCCGCATGTTGGCCGAAAATCTATGGCAGATTTCGCAGTCGTATTCGCTGGATCCGTTGATTGTCCTTGCTGTTGTCGCGCAGGAAAGTCGTGGAAATCCGCTTGCCCGTGGAAGGTTCCAGACTGGAAAATTTTCGGGTGCGCTAGGTTTGATGCAAATAAAGTTGGAAACTGCAAAAAAGATTGGGCGCAGGTTTGGTCTTGTTATTGAAAGTGAAGACGACTTGATGCGTCCGGAAGTGAACGTGGTTGTGGGCTCTGCTTACCTCATTCGCTTGATTGGAAAGTATGGCAATTTGAGGGAGGCCCTCGTGGCGTACAACCTTGGGCATACGGCCGTTGATAAATTACTGGAAAAAAATGCCCCGCTCCCAACTTCCTATTACGAGGGTGTTATCGCTAAATACAAGGATCTTGTGGCACACTGTTCATTTTGA
- a CDS encoding HU family DNA-binding protein has product MANITKQSLIQEIAKSTGFVRNDIKIVVEQFLDLLGEKLIEGNTIEIRGFGTFACKPRKARPARNPRTGETVLIDERLVPTFKFSNDIKDKINSLEGILGEASVQPELEAENEIVHVGNDYDSI; this is encoded by the coding sequence GTGGCTAATATAACTAAACAATCTCTTATTCAGGAAATCGCCAAATCCACCGGATTTGTGCGCAATGATATTAAAATTGTTGTCGAACAGTTCCTCGACCTCCTCGGCGAGAAGCTTATCGAAGGCAATACTATTGAAATTCGCGGTTTCGGCACGTTCGCCTGCAAGCCTCGCAAGGCTCGCCCGGCACGCAATCCCCGCACTGGCGAAACAGTCCTCATCGACGAACGCTTGGTCCCGACATTCAAATTCAGCAACGACATTAAGGACAAGATCAATTCGCTCGAAGGCATCCTCGGCGAAGCATCCGTACAGCCGGAACTCGAAGCAGAAAACGAAATCGTACATGTCGGTAACGACTACGATTCCATCTAA
- a CDS encoding pseudouridine synthase: MAVLTLERLLASMGFGSRKDARGLVRMGLVELDGKVLDDPFMEFKTRPEFITVNGEEAPTVEKLYVMLFKPTDVECSHNARDHKPVYDLLPERFTAMGIQSVGRLDADSSGLLLLSNQGDFIHKVESPKKGLWKKYRVTLARPFTEAQKAELLAGVMLKDERRPVLAREIEVNGDAVDISIGEGLYHQVRRMFAAVGNHVETLERIAIGPVVLDRTLGEGGWRFLTDEEVASLS; the protein is encoded by the coding sequence ATGGCTGTTTTGACTTTGGAACGTTTGCTTGCTTCGATGGGCTTTGGCAGCCGCAAGGATGCGCGTGGATTAGTGCGCATGGGCCTTGTGGAACTGGATGGCAAGGTTCTCGATGACCCGTTCATGGAATTCAAGACACGTCCGGAGTTCATCACGGTGAATGGCGAAGAAGCGCCGACGGTCGAGAAGTTGTACGTGATGCTTTTCAAGCCAACGGATGTGGAATGCAGCCACAACGCTCGTGACCACAAGCCTGTGTACGATTTACTGCCGGAACGCTTTACGGCAATGGGTATCCAGTCCGTCGGACGCTTGGATGCGGATTCTTCGGGACTCTTGTTGCTCTCGAATCAGGGAGACTTTATCCACAAGGTCGAAAGCCCGAAGAAGGGACTCTGGAAAAAGTATCGCGTGACGCTTGCACGCCCATTTACAGAGGCGCAGAAGGCGGAACTCTTGGCGGGCGTGATGCTCAAGGACGAACGACGTCCGGTGCTGGCTCGCGAGATTGAAGTGAACGGTGATGCGGTGGACATCTCGATTGGCGAGGGACTGTACCATCAGGTTCGTCGTATGTTCGCCGCAGTCGGCAATCACGTTGAAACGCTTGAACGCATTGCGATTGGACCGGTTGTTCTGGATCGTACGCTCGGCGAGGGCGGTTGGCGATTCTTGACGGATGAAGAAGTCGCGTCGCTGTCGTAA
- a CDS encoding HD-GYP domain-containing protein: MKTFVSAHKLVQIIILIVIGIVINRLLADLAIHFELPLYLDSVGTIVVAVIGGFSPGAIVGFLTNFIGGFVDSSTFYYGTINVMIAVCAGIAARRGAFHKITRLPMLLGMLMILSIPCSVLSYFLFDFKIAENVVTPIATALHERGLPVLLSQILADFCTEIPDKFISIIVAYVLIRLTPRWFVKAFDSVSGRSHEDRYRSKNEIHTLKVQVTALLFVSSFALAVVATAVAYKTYSEAEIHETTLLAESVNRLVSDAIQNADSATLYEYIHDLKGKHPRILTITPGMHETGKWDVSIVCTEAPNPVCTKFSLAAIRISVVLFCTKIFSTLFGLLLAIVFTAILIANRRVVYPIHEMTLEMDHFAYDSSRGRRESINQIKGLEVVTGNEIENLHSAIVKAVEEIDLYINKSEYQAASIAALQTNIITVLGDMVENRDETTGGHVRRTAAYAELIARELKDRGKEPEIDDAFISTIAVAAPLHDIGKINISDVILNKPGKLTDDEFAEMKKHTVYGRDMLVRASKNLGETAYLKMAKEIAYSHHEWWDGSRGYPERLKGKDIPLSARIMAVADVYDALVSERPYKKAFSVDEAFRIITEESGTHFDPEVVDAFVKKRETVEQIMKTKFED; this comes from the coding sequence GTGAAAACTTTTGTTTCTGCCCATAAGCTCGTTCAGATTATTATCCTGATTGTCATCGGTATAGTCATCAACCGACTGCTTGCTGATTTAGCCATTCATTTTGAATTGCCGCTGTACCTGGATAGCGTGGGTACGATTGTCGTGGCGGTGATTGGCGGGTTTAGCCCGGGCGCGATTGTTGGGTTCTTGACGAACTTCATTGGCGGTTTTGTCGATTCTTCGACGTTCTACTACGGCACGATTAACGTGATGATTGCCGTGTGTGCTGGGATTGCGGCAAGGCGTGGTGCGTTCCACAAGATTACACGTTTGCCGATGCTGCTTGGAATGTTGATGATTTTGAGCATTCCATGTTCGGTGCTTTCGTACTTCCTTTTTGACTTTAAGATTGCAGAGAATGTGGTGACGCCGATTGCAACGGCGCTTCATGAACGCGGGCTTCCGGTTCTTCTGTCGCAGATTTTGGCGGACTTCTGCACGGAAATTCCGGATAAGTTTATTTCGATTATTGTGGCTTACGTGCTGATTCGCTTGACGCCGCGCTGGTTTGTCAAGGCGTTTGATTCTGTTTCGGGCCGCTCGCACGAAGACCGTTATCGTTCCAAGAACGAAATTCATACGCTCAAGGTCCAGGTGACGGCGCTCTTGTTCGTGTCGAGCTTTGCACTTGCTGTGGTGGCTACGGCGGTCGCTTACAAGACGTATTCCGAAGCGGAAATCCATGAGACGACGCTTTTGGCGGAATCGGTGAACAGGCTTGTGTCGGATGCGATCCAGAATGCGGATTCGGCGACGCTTTACGAGTACATTCATGATCTCAAAGGCAAGCATCCGCGTATTTTGACTATTACACCGGGCATGCATGAGACGGGCAAGTGGGATGTCTCGATTGTCTGTACCGAGGCCCCGAATCCAGTCTGTACCAAGTTCAGCCTTGCGGCGATACGCATTAGCGTGGTGCTGTTCTGCACGAAGATTTTCTCGACTTTGTTTGGACTTTTGCTCGCAATCGTTTTTACGGCTATCTTGATTGCAAACCGCAGGGTGGTTTACCCGATTCACGAAATGACGCTTGAAATGGACCATTTTGCATACGACAGTAGCAGAGGGCGCCGTGAGTCCATCAACCAGATTAAGGGTCTTGAAGTGGTGACGGGCAATGAAATCGAGAACCTCCATTCGGCGATTGTCAAAGCGGTCGAAGAAATCGATTTGTACATCAACAAGTCCGAATACCAGGCGGCCTCGATTGCGGCGCTCCAGACGAACATCATTACGGTGCTTGGCGATATGGTGGAAAATCGCGACGAGACGACGGGTGGCCATGTGCGCCGTACGGCGGCTTATGCCGAGCTGATTGCTCGCGAATTGAAGGATCGCGGCAAGGAACCCGAAATTGACGATGCGTTTATTTCGACGATTGCGGTGGCGGCTCCGCTTCATGATATCGGCAAGATTAACATTTCTGACGTGATTTTGAATAAGCCGGGCAAGCTGACGGACGATGAATTTGCTGAAATGAAAAAGCACACGGTTTATGGTCGCGATATGCTCGTACGTGCATCTAAGAACTTGGGCGAGACGGCTTACCTCAAGATGGCGAAGGAAATTGCGTACAGTCACCACGAATGGTGGGATGGCTCGCGAGGCTATCCGGAACGCTTGAAGGGTAAGGATATACCGCTTTCGGCCCGCATTATGGCGGTTGCAGATGTGTATGACGCGCTTGTTTCGGAACGCCCGTACAAGAAGGCATTCTCGGTGGATGAGGCTTTCCGCATTATTACCGAGGAAAGTGGTACGCACTTTGATCCGGAAGTGGTCGATGCGTTCGTGAAAAAACGCGAAACAGTCGAACAAATCATGAAAACGAAGTTCGAAGATTGA
- a CDS encoding TolC family protein, which translates to MTFILALMGIAFAGEVRYDCLQFVEQGLASDPQMEELRFGTEAKKDKIRSLKAEVILPTFTVSMMVGPAPGLKEYNDYYFNEAGDTLGIEKAEKYDFSRMGPFWGVEAKFVQPLNLGQYRTGKLALEADLQQKTFEIENATLKKEVELQSYYYNYLLALEMKRLAADAKKQVDKAYDQIEEALDEDEPTVSQNDLLNLKAKMHTVKEGVIEADLGMKRVQLAIRFALSLQEGETFAAEDTVLAVRPEHLPTEEEVRELTVKFNPELKQLEAGLRARRLQMDLAEAKLAPEFFIMGEFEYVKSWAGNRNVLQKNAFAQDAVNRISGLIGVGLRYRLNFWKSWEEFRKARTDYRGLKLKENYASNGLVAKAVEQYYQVVAAKEKLDALRESLRASEALLKGAAMKYDLDKSQTGELVSAYTQNVSMQKDYYFAVCRYNVEFAGLVAKMGLSLSAYKTYFK; encoded by the coding sequence TTGACTTTTATTCTTGCTTTGATGGGGATCGCCTTCGCTGGCGAAGTCCGCTATGACTGTCTGCAATTTGTAGAACAGGGGCTTGCGAGTGACCCGCAAATGGAAGAACTGCGTTTTGGTACTGAAGCCAAGAAAGATAAAATCCGTTCGCTCAAGGCCGAAGTAATCTTGCCGACTTTTACAGTTTCGATGATGGTGGGGCCTGCTCCGGGCCTTAAGGAATACAACGATTACTATTTCAATGAAGCTGGTGATACGCTCGGTATTGAAAAGGCCGAAAAGTACGATTTCTCCAGAATGGGACCATTTTGGGGGGTCGAAGCAAAGTTTGTTCAGCCGTTGAATTTGGGACAGTACCGTACAGGTAAACTTGCCTTGGAAGCGGATTTGCAACAGAAAACTTTTGAGATTGAAAATGCAACTCTCAAAAAAGAAGTTGAACTCCAGAGCTATTATTACAACTACCTCCTTGCGCTTGAAATGAAACGCCTCGCTGCCGATGCGAAAAAGCAGGTGGACAAGGCATACGACCAGATTGAGGAAGCGTTGGACGAAGATGAACCGACGGTCTCTCAAAACGACCTATTGAACCTGAAGGCGAAAATGCACACTGTCAAGGAAGGTGTGATTGAAGCGGACCTTGGTATGAAGCGTGTGCAACTGGCTATCCGTTTTGCACTTTCCTTGCAGGAGGGGGAAACTTTTGCTGCCGAAGATACGGTTTTAGCTGTGAGACCGGAACATCTCCCGACGGAGGAGGAAGTTCGTGAACTTACGGTGAAGTTCAATCCGGAACTGAAACAGCTGGAAGCGGGCCTTCGCGCTCGCAGGCTCCAGATGGATTTGGCTGAGGCAAAACTTGCTCCGGAGTTCTTTATCATGGGCGAGTTCGAGTATGTAAAAAGCTGGGCCGGAAATCGCAATGTGCTCCAGAAGAACGCTTTTGCGCAGGATGCCGTGAACCGAATTTCTGGACTTATCGGAGTGGGCTTGCGCTATCGTTTGAATTTCTGGAAAAGCTGGGAAGAATTCCGCAAGGCAAGGACCGATTATCGCGGACTCAAGTTGAAAGAAAATTACGCTTCGAACGGCCTTGTAGCAAAGGCTGTGGAGCAGTATTATCAGGTTGTCGCGGCTAAGGAAAAACTGGATGCTTTACGTGAAAGTTTGCGCGCCTCGGAAGCCCTTTTAAAAGGTGCCGCAATGAAATACGACTTGGACAAGTCCCAAACGGGTGAGCTAGTGTCGGCTTATACGCAAAATGTAAGCATGCAAAAAGATTATTATTTTGCGGTTTGCCGATATAATGTCGAATTTGCCGGATTAGTGGCAAAGATGGGGTTGTCTCTTAGCGCCTATAAAACGTATTTTAAGTAA
- a CDS encoding tRNA dihydrouridine synthase, with product MLKIDNLPKKVRFNLRNKEIFPNTILSPMDGVTDAPFRRLCRVLSGDRMGLLVSEFVPTDGDAVFNPDGHKQLKFFPEERPFGVQIFGRFPDRMAAAAGKIAERYHPEFIEVNAGCPAPKVAGKGSGSGLLRDLPRLQEILHDVKAVLDAKTPEIPLTLKCRIGWDDDSINVMETLKIAEGEGVEMLTVHGRTRLQGYNGLANWDWIGKVAAAAKIPVIGNGDVNSVECARERINTYGVSGVSIGRGAMHNPWIFGQIADAWEGREKHVITAQEALDVFPLYYKFKIEDGATEMNAMGRMKQLAARLCKGFVLDEKYCHPGAEGDRIQDGDNVAMSVRQALLTCQSAAEMLECVEKLKDGIAREMVFEPERLVNLNGAKETELKFGDQFKGR from the coding sequence ATGTTGAAGATTGATAATTTGCCTAAAAAGGTCCGTTTTAATCTCCGAAACAAGGAGATTTTCCCCAATACAATCCTCAGTCCGATGGATGGAGTGACTGATGCTCCGTTCAGGAGGCTTTGCCGGGTGCTTTCGGGCGACCGCATGGGACTTTTGGTCTCTGAGTTTGTTCCGACCGATGGCGATGCCGTGTTCAATCCGGATGGTCACAAGCAACTGAAGTTTTTCCCGGAAGAGCGCCCGTTTGGTGTTCAGATTTTTGGGCGTTTCCCGGACCGCATGGCGGCGGCAGCCGGCAAGATTGCCGAGCGTTACCACCCGGAATTCATCGAAGTGAATGCGGGGTGTCCGGCGCCGAAGGTGGCGGGCAAGGGGAGCGGTTCTGGGCTTTTGCGGGACTTGCCCCGTTTGCAAGAGATTCTGCATGACGTGAAGGCGGTTTTGGACGCAAAGACGCCGGAGATTCCGCTTACGCTTAAGTGCCGTATTGGCTGGGACGACGATAGCATCAACGTGATGGAAACGCTCAAAATTGCCGAGGGCGAGGGCGTTGAAATGCTCACGGTTCATGGTCGCACGCGTTTGCAGGGCTATAACGGCCTCGCGAACTGGGACTGGATTGGCAAAGTCGCCGCCGCGGCAAAGATTCCCGTGATTGGCAATGGCGATGTGAATAGCGTCGAATGCGCACGCGAACGCATTAACACTTACGGAGTTTCGGGCGTGAGCATTGGGCGCGGGGCGATGCATAACCCGTGGATTTTCGGGCAAATTGCAGATGCATGGGAAGGTCGCGAAAAGCATGTGATAACCGCGCAAGAAGCACTTGACGTGTTCCCGCTCTATTACAAGTTTAAGATTGAGGATGGGGCGACGGAAATGAATGCGATGGGGCGCATGAAACAGCTCGCCGCAAGATTGTGCAAGGGGTTTGTGTTAGACGAGAAATATTGTCATCCTGGAGCCGAAGGCGATAGAATCCAAGATGGTGATAACGTTGCGATGTCGGTGCGGCAGGCGCTTTTGACGTGCCAATCGGCAGCAGAAATGCTCGAATGCGTTGAAAAACTTAAGGATGGGATTGCCCGTGAAATGGTCTTTGAGCCGGAACGCCTCGTGAACCTCAACGGCGCCAAAGAAACTGAATTAAAATTCGGTGACCAGTTCAAAGGCCGTTAA
- a CDS encoding glycoside hydrolase: MNPRISFVLQMSPSTSYENLEAVARNLLEGLNVLLNSEQVKCSIFLDGPVIEALYNVAKPLMFGKIQNAIRNGVLEFLGGGYYDPMLPLFPEDLQTMQLELHRDYLKKVLGAEPQGYFNSSLVWEPGMADVLERSRFDYALVTEAAVQDALGRSTPVSGWFTLEDRGALIRIVPVSETLSQAIAEDNLAWRSISESYCRDGKSAIALLDIPSEPTEIVNFFGRFVDFIEMNEVQTRTVGFAVDQLETCGTISFLVSAGRRLGLPSTARTCRELLIRRPEINMHHKSFLNLYRRARSVLSGKKWLEFCHALLPAMAPLYFRDMHNRSGMRSMMVRKRSNRMLLSASQILDDLTGFSGLRVDVCDFLLRGKKVLYCENPESSYLLDYRIGGVLRTWNYKGAKINLVNSWRDDGEPSVAFLDCLVPNVDFTPVKLEQMLYDRKHLLADPYDYRILRSDVGTEIMLDEEQGFDNEERKALFKIKKVFTFQGDAAKFTVSYAIDNLAYVNTKGYFGTILELGLLSHGDVNKVWIDGKNVKWNMVEPLLYPDGESLEIRDEKAGCVFRMNFDRPTSIFIGSIFGATSTAAPQAFQGIRVFPFWNAPFNVLDRKAFKISVSVTKR, from the coding sequence ATGAATCCTAGAATATCCTTTGTATTGCAGATGTCGCCATCGACCTCGTATGAAAACCTTGAGGCGGTCGCGCGTAACTTGCTCGAAGGGTTGAATGTTCTTTTGAATTCAGAACAGGTAAAGTGCTCCATCTTTTTGGATGGGCCTGTGATTGAGGCGCTTTACAATGTGGCAAAGCCGTTGATGTTCGGTAAAATTCAGAATGCGATTCGCAATGGGGTTCTCGAATTTTTGGGTGGCGGCTATTACGATCCGATGCTGCCGCTTTTTCCGGAAGATTTGCAGACGATGCAGCTGGAGTTGCATCGTGATTACTTGAAGAAGGTGCTTGGCGCAGAACCGCAGGGGTATTTCAATTCCTCGTTGGTGTGGGAGCCGGGCATGGCCGATGTTCTGGAGCGCTCTCGCTTTGATTATGCACTGGTGACGGAAGCGGCTGTGCAAGATGCACTTGGCCGTTCGACGCCTGTTTCTGGCTGGTTTACGCTTGAAGACCGTGGTGCTCTTATCCGCATTGTTCCTGTGTCTGAGACTCTTTCGCAGGCGATTGCCGAAGATAATCTTGCGTGGCGAAGCATTTCCGAATCATATTGTCGTGATGGCAAGTCGGCAATTGCGCTTTTGGACATTCCTTCGGAACCTACGGAAATTGTTAATTTCTTTGGGCGCTTTGTGGACTTTATCGAGATGAACGAGGTTCAGACTAGAACCGTTGGTTTTGCTGTGGATCAGCTTGAAACTTGCGGTACGATTAGCTTCCTTGTTTCGGCGGGCCGCAGGCTAGGGCTACCTTCGACGGCGCGTACTTGTCGCGAACTTTTGATTCGCCGTCCAGAAATCAATATGCACCACAAGTCTTTCCTGAATTTGTACAGGAGAGCCCGCAGTGTGCTTTCGGGCAAGAAGTGGCTTGAATTTTGCCATGCGCTTTTGCCCGCGATGGCTCCGCTTTATTTTAGGGATATGCACAACCGCTCGGGGATGCGTTCCATGATGGTGCGTAAGCGCTCGAACCGCATGTTGCTTTCGGCATCGCAGATTCTCGATGACCTCACAGGTTTTTCTGGACTTCGTGTGGATGTGTGTGACTTTTTGCTCCGGGGCAAGAAAGTTCTTTACTGTGAAAACCCAGAATCTTCTTATTTGCTGGATTACCGCATTGGCGGGGTGCTTCGGACGTGGAACTACAAGGGTGCAAAAATAAACCTTGTGAATTCATGGCGCGATGATGGCGAACCTTCGGTTGCGTTTTTAGACTGCCTTGTGCCGAATGTTGACTTTACACCGGTCAAGTTGGAGCAGATGCTCTACGATCGCAAGCACTTGCTTGCAGACCCGTATGACTATCGCATTCTGCGTTCGGATGTCGGCACGGAGATTATGTTAGACGAGGAGCAGGGCTTTGACAATGAAGAGCGCAAGGCTTTGTTCAAAATAAAGAAAGTCTTTACGTTCCAGGGCGATGCTGCCAAGTTTACAGTCTCGTATGCGATTGACAATCTTGCGTATGTGAATACGAAGGGCTATTTCGGGACGATTCTCGAGCTTGGGCTTTTGTCGCACGGCGATGTCAACAAAGTATGGATTGACGGCAAGAATGTTAAGTGGAATATGGTGGAACCGCTTTTGTACCCAGATGGAGAGTCTCTCGAGATTCGCGATGAAAAGGCTGGTTGCGTGTTCCGCATGAACTTTGATCGTCCGACGTCTATTTTTATCGGCTCCATTTTTGGGGCGACTTCAACCGCAGCTCCGCAAGCGTTCCAAGGCATTCGCGTGTTCCCGTTCTGGAATGCTCCGTTCAACGTGCTTGACCGTAAGGCGTTCAAGATTTCTGTGTCGGTGACGAAGAGGTAA